A window from Listeria seeligeri serovar 1/2b str. SLCC3954 encodes these proteins:
- a CDS encoding glucose-6-phosphate isomerase, whose translation MTHIKFDYSKALRFFEERELDYLEPAVKAAHDALHNGTGAGSDALGWINLPTDYDKEEFARIKKATEKIHSDSEVLIVIGIGGSYLGARAAIETLNHSFYNVLEKGARKTPQIFFAGNSISSSYLHDLIEVVGDRDFSVNVISKSGTTTEPAIAFRVFKELLIKKYGEEGAKKRIYATTDKAKGALKTLSDNEGYETFVVPDDVGGRFSVLTAVGLLPIAVSGVDIDALMNGAAAASKDFDKPELKNNIAYQYAAARNVLYRKGKVTELLISYEPGLQYFNEWWKQLFGESEGKDKKGIYPSSANFSTDLHSIGQYIQDGRRNLFETVVKVDKPRHNITINKEEVDLDGLNYLAGETVDFVNTKAFEGTLLAHTDGEVPNFVVEIPELDAYTFGYLVYFFEKAVAISGYLNGVNPFDQPGVEAYKANMFALLGKPGFEDKKAELEKRLND comes from the coding sequence ATGACACATATTAAATTTGATTATTCCAAAGCGCTCCGTTTTTTTGAAGAACGCGAACTTGATTACCTTGAACCAGCAGTAAAAGCAGCACATGATGCATTACATAATGGTACGGGTGCAGGCAGTGACGCACTTGGTTGGATTAACCTACCAACAGATTACGACAAAGAAGAATTTGCTCGTATCAAAAAAGCAACTGAAAAAATCCATAGCGATTCAGAAGTATTAATCGTTATCGGTATCGGCGGTTCTTACCTTGGAGCTCGTGCAGCCATCGAAACATTAAATCATTCCTTCTATAATGTACTTGAAAAAGGTGCGCGTAAAACACCACAAATATTTTTTGCAGGAAATAGCATTAGTTCTTCCTACTTACATGACTTAATTGAAGTAGTTGGCGACCGTGATTTCTCCGTTAACGTTATTTCTAAATCCGGTACAACTACAGAACCAGCAATTGCTTTCCGTGTATTCAAAGAACTTTTAATTAAGAAATACGGCGAAGAAGGCGCGAAAAAACGCATCTACGCAACAACAGATAAAGCAAAAGGTGCTCTAAAAACATTATCTGATAATGAAGGCTACGAAACATTCGTTGTTCCAGATGACGTGGGCGGACGTTTCTCCGTTTTAACAGCAGTAGGATTACTTCCAATCGCAGTTAGCGGTGTAGACATTGATGCACTAATGAACGGCGCAGCAGCAGCAAGCAAAGATTTCGACAAACCAGAACTTAAAAACAACATTGCTTACCAATATGCAGCAGCTCGTAACGTACTTTATCGCAAAGGAAAAGTAACTGAACTTCTAATCAGCTACGAACCAGGTTTGCAATACTTTAACGAGTGGTGGAAACAATTATTTGGCGAAAGTGAAGGTAAAGACAAAAAAGGTATTTACCCATCCAGCGCTAACTTCTCCACAGACTTGCATTCCATTGGACAATATATCCAAGACGGCCGTCGCAATCTTTTCGAAACAGTTGTAAAAGTGGATAAACCGCGCCATAATATTACAATTAATAAAGAAGAAGTTGACTTAGACGGACTTAACTATCTTGCTGGTGAAACAGTCGATTTCGTTAATACAAAAGCATTTGAAGGGACTCTTCTAGCTCATACAGACGGCGAAGTGCCAAACTTTGTAGTAGAAATCCCTGAACTAGACGCTTATACATTTGGTTACCTTGTATACTTCTTTGAAAAAGCAGTAGCAATCAGTGGCTATCTAAACGGCGTAAATCCATTTGACCAACCAGGAGTAGAAGCATACAAAGCTAATATGTTCGCACTGCTTGGTAAACCAGGATTTGAAGACAAGAAAGCTGAACTAGAAAAACGCTTAAACGACTAA
- a CDS encoding NUDIX hydrolase, protein MKRSIHVQAFVYNEKKDEVLVVRNRNMTWTFPGGQVEATQTMEEAIASKVKSQTNIDVEIQSILSCKERRATWEHVCTFVFRAKPIGDNLAVEHDESVFHVKWLPIPLADDLLNIDQLTLNELLRSEGVLYENYT, encoded by the coding sequence GTGAAAAGGTCTATTCATGTGCAAGCGTTTGTATATAATGAGAAAAAAGATGAAGTATTAGTCGTGCGAAATCGTAATATGACTTGGACATTTCCAGGAGGGCAAGTAGAAGCAACCCAAACAATGGAAGAAGCTATTGCAAGCAAAGTAAAAAGCCAAACCAATATAGATGTGGAAATTCAGTCCATATTATCATGCAAAGAGCGCCGTGCTACTTGGGAGCATGTGTGTACTTTTGTATTCCGCGCGAAACCAATTGGAGACAATTTAGCTGTGGAACACGACGAAAGTGTTTTTCATGTCAAATGGCTCCCAATCCCACTTGCGGATGATTTATTGAATATAGACCAATTAACTTTAAATGAACTGCTTAGAAGTGAGGGAGTCCTTTACGAAAACTATACCTAA
- the yugI gene encoding S1 domain-containing post-transcriptional regulator GSP13, translating into MSTFKVGEVVSGKIAGIQSYGAFVALDDSTQGLVHISEITHGFVKDIHDFLEVGQVVKVKILDIDEEKNKISLSIRATEDAPKEQPAKKKNVAPGENDEGFNTLRDKLEEWINKADK; encoded by the coding sequence ATGAGTACATTCAAAGTAGGAGAAGTAGTTTCTGGAAAAATCGCAGGAATTCAAAGTTACGGGGCTTTTGTAGCATTAGACGATTCTACACAAGGATTAGTCCATATTTCAGAAATTACCCATGGTTTTGTAAAAGATATTCATGATTTCTTAGAAGTTGGTCAAGTAGTGAAAGTGAAAATTTTAGATATTGATGAAGAAAAAAACAAAATTAGCCTTTCAATTAGAGCTACAGAAGATGCGCCAAAAGAACAACCAGCAAAGAAGAAAAACGTCGCGCCTGGTGAAAATGATGAGGGCTTTAACACATTGCGGGATAAACTAGAAGAATGGATAAATAAAGCAGATAAATAA
- a CDS encoding MalY/PatB family protein, translating to MSQFDEVIPRIGTNSEKWDGAEELFGRKNIIPMWVADMDFRAPKPVLDAFQRQIDNGIFGYSTKSESLIQAVIDWNKNEHQFEIDPSTLFFNGAVVPSISLAIRSLTNKGDAVLMVSPIYPPFFKMTEDTERKVVMSPLVYENHQYQMDFNDLETRMKAENVKLFLLCNPQNPGGRCFTKEELVQLAKLCEKYQIPIVSDEIHADLVMKNYKHVPLMVAAPFYQDQIITLMAATKTFNLAAIKASYYIITNKSYQEKFAAEQKYAATNGLNVFGIVGTEAAYRDGAPWLSELKEYIYSNFEYVKATLQKEVPEVGVTDLEATYLMWLDCRSLPKDEKTIYADLIEAGVGVQMGSGFGYSGKGFVRLNIACPKETLGKGVQLLIEGLKK from the coding sequence TTGAGTCAATTTGATGAAGTCATTCCACGTATTGGTACTAATTCCGAAAAGTGGGATGGAGCAGAAGAATTATTCGGTCGAAAAAATATTATTCCAATGTGGGTAGCAGATATGGATTTCCGGGCACCAAAACCTGTGCTCGATGCTTTCCAGCGTCAAATCGACAACGGGATTTTCGGTTACTCAACCAAATCAGAATCACTTATCCAAGCTGTAATAGACTGGAACAAGAATGAGCACCAATTTGAAATTGATCCAAGCACGCTTTTCTTTAATGGGGCTGTTGTTCCGTCAATTTCGTTAGCGATTCGTTCTCTAACTAATAAAGGGGACGCCGTTTTAATGGTTTCGCCAATTTATCCACCGTTTTTCAAAATGACTGAAGATACAGAGCGGAAAGTAGTGATGTCTCCTTTAGTATATGAAAATCACCAATATCAGATGGATTTCAATGATTTGGAAACCCGGATGAAAGCAGAAAACGTGAAGCTTTTCCTATTATGTAACCCCCAAAATCCCGGTGGACGCTGTTTTACAAAGGAGGAATTAGTGCAGTTAGCTAAACTTTGTGAGAAATATCAAATTCCTATTGTTTCTGATGAGATTCATGCGGATTTAGTTATGAAAAACTACAAGCATGTTCCACTGATGGTTGCAGCACCGTTTTATCAGGATCAGATTATTACCTTAATGGCAGCGACAAAAACATTTAATTTGGCAGCTATTAAAGCTTCCTACTACATTATTACGAATAAATCCTATCAAGAAAAATTCGCCGCAGAACAAAAATACGCTGCAACTAACGGTCTTAATGTCTTTGGAATTGTAGGTACCGAAGCAGCCTATCGCGACGGTGCTCCTTGGCTTAGCGAGTTAAAAGAATATATTTATAGCAATTTTGAATATGTAAAAGCCACTCTTCAAAAAGAAGTTCCCGAAGTTGGCGTCACTGATTTAGAAGCAACTTACTTGATGTGGCTTGATTGTCGCTCGCTTCCAAAAGATGAAAAAACCATTTATGCTGATTTAATAGAAGCTGGTGTTGGTGTGCAAATGGGTTCTGGGTTCGGTTATTCTGGCAAAGGTTTTGTTCGTCTCAATATCGCTTGTCCAAAAGAAACGCTAGGAAAAGGCGTCCAACTTCTTATTGAAGGTTTGAAAAAGTAG
- a CDS encoding ABC transporter permease: MFLGLRELVYSKLRYILVTGIMVLIMLLSLILSGLANGLAYDNASSVADNGVPYYVLSKDAQDKLSRSQFPESKLAEVKKDENVKDAAVLGQSMQTLKRESDDKKFSVALFGIQPDSFLAPKISEGTNIQVTKPDEIVVDSSLKSDGIKIGDVLMDDILNRELTVVGFTENQKYSHAPVVYLNIATWQEINPVLYHQKTPQTSTIAIKTDNPDKGVTLSDKDLTTIDHKGFLNQIPGYSAEQMTLNMMIYFLIVIGGFILTAFFYVMTLQKTTQFGILKALGTKTSYLAKSIITQVVIISLISILISVGVTLILPSIMPEAMPFRLSSMTIALYSGIFFIVALVGALLSLRRIAKVDALDAIRGGDE; the protein is encoded by the coding sequence ATGTTTTTAGGTCTTCGCGAATTAGTTTATTCTAAGTTGCGCTATATTTTAGTAACAGGCATCATGGTTTTAATTATGTTACTATCACTTATTTTATCTGGGCTAGCAAATGGACTTGCCTATGATAATGCTTCATCCGTTGCAGATAACGGGGTTCCATATTATGTTCTCAGCAAGGACGCCCAAGACAAATTATCTCGCTCACAATTTCCAGAATCCAAACTTGCAGAAGTGAAAAAAGACGAGAATGTAAAAGACGCTGCGGTTCTTGGACAATCCATGCAAACATTAAAACGGGAAAGCGATGACAAAAAGTTCAGTGTGGCGCTTTTCGGAATTCAACCAGATAGTTTCCTTGCTCCAAAAATTTCAGAAGGAACTAATATACAAGTAACAAAACCAGATGAAATCGTCGTGGATTCTTCGCTTAAATCAGACGGAATTAAAATTGGCGATGTGCTAATGGATGATATTTTAAATAGAGAACTAACGGTGGTCGGTTTTACAGAAAACCAAAAATACAGTCATGCACCCGTTGTTTATCTTAACATCGCAACATGGCAAGAAATCAATCCTGTTTTATATCACCAAAAAACCCCTCAAACAAGTACGATTGCCATTAAAACAGACAATCCAGACAAAGGGGTAACACTTTCAGATAAAGATTTAACAACGATTGATCACAAAGGCTTTTTGAATCAAATTCCTGGGTATTCTGCTGAACAAATGACGCTTAATATGATGATTTATTTCTTAATTGTTATTGGCGGATTCATTCTGACAGCTTTCTTCTATGTAATGACGCTTCAAAAAACAACCCAATTTGGTATTTTAAAAGCGCTCGGAACGAAAACAAGTTATTTGGCGAAGAGCATTATTACGCAAGTCGTGATTATTTCGCTTATCAGTATTTTAATCAGCGTTGGCGTGACACTCATTTTACCAAGTATTATGCCTGAAGCGATGCCGTTTAGACTAAGTTCGATGACGATTGCGCTTTACAGTGGAATATTCTTCATAGTTGCTTTAGTTGGAGCACTTCTATCACTTAGACGAATTGCTAAAGTAGATGCGTTAGATGCTATTCGAGGAGGTGATGAATAA
- a CDS encoding ABC transporter ATP-binding protein: METLLSFENVYKDYPSGPSIIHALKETNFEAKKGELIAIVGPSGSGKSTLLSLAGALLTPTGGTISINDKSISNLSAKEQTSLRLEEIGFIFQAAHLVPYLRVKDQIGFIGKMAGKNAAELEKEATALLAQLGIADRANAFPKDLSGGQKQRVAIARALINQPSVILADEPTASLDTARSREVVTLLRDEVVQTSRTAIMVTHDERMLDLVNHVYRMEDGLLTQES; the protein is encoded by the coding sequence ATGGAAACTCTACTATCGTTTGAAAATGTTTATAAAGATTATCCGTCCGGTCCTTCAATTATTCATGCACTGAAGGAAACGAACTTTGAAGCTAAGAAAGGCGAACTTATTGCAATTGTTGGCCCAAGTGGTTCTGGTAAAAGTACGTTACTTTCGCTTGCAGGCGCGCTTTTAACACCAACTGGCGGAACTATTTCGATTAATGATAAGTCCATTAGTAACTTATCAGCAAAAGAGCAAACTTCTCTTCGTTTAGAAGAAATCGGCTTTATTTTCCAAGCTGCTCACCTTGTTCCTTACTTACGTGTGAAGGATCAAATTGGCTTTATTGGAAAAATGGCTGGGAAAAATGCTGCTGAATTAGAAAAAGAAGCTACTGCCTTGCTTGCTCAACTTGGAATCGCTGACCGGGCAAACGCTTTTCCAAAAGACTTATCAGGTGGTCAAAAGCAACGTGTCGCAATTGCACGGGCGCTTATTAATCAGCCGTCTGTTATCTTAGCGGATGAGCCCACTGCCAGCCTTGATACAGCAAGAAGTCGAGAAGTTGTGACGTTGCTTCGTGATGAAGTAGTGCAAACTAGTCGGACTGCGATTATGGTTACACATGATGAACGGATGTTAGATCTAGTTAACCATGTGTATCGTATGGAAGATGGCTTGCTTACTCAAGAAAGTTAA
- a CDS encoding PTS sugar transporter subunit IIB, producing the protein MKNIVLVCAAGMSTSLLVTKMRKAAEARGEECDIEAYSIAEVSNLIDDADVVLLGPQVRYQKKTVDELAAGKIPVDVIDMAAYGTMNGEKVLGQALELIENYQK; encoded by the coding sequence ATGAAAAATATTGTTTTAGTATGTGCGGCAGGAATGTCAACAAGCCTTTTAGTAACAAAAATGCGTAAAGCAGCAGAAGCACGCGGAGAAGAATGCGACATCGAAGCGTACTCTATCGCTGAAGTAAGTAATTTAATTGATGATGCAGATGTAGTACTTTTAGGACCACAAGTGCGTTATCAGAAAAAAACAGTTGATGAATTAGCTGCTGGTAAAATTCCAGTAGATGTAATCGACATGGCCGCTTATGGTACGATGAACGGGGAAAAAGTACTTGGCCAAGCATTAGAATTAATTGAAAACTATCAAAAATAA
- a CDS encoding aspartate kinase: MKVIKFGGSSLASGIQLNKVFQLVAEDSDRKIVVVSAPGKRFKEDTKVTDLLIDCAAKALLGENTTELFEAVIARYAGIALDTGMDDAIIQQIRTDLQATISSDKSDPDKFLDRMKASGEDNNAKLIAAYFKFKGLNANYINPKDAGLLVTDEHASAQVLPESYNRLFALREREGIIVFPGFFGYTKDGEISTFSRSGSDITGAIVANGAQAELYENFTDVDAVYAVNPAIVKNPKKVLELTYREMRELSYAGFSVFHDEALIPAFHAGIPVHIKNTNNPDSCGTRVVHERENNNGPVVGIASDDGFCSIYISKYLMNREIGFGRKVLQILEDSGLNYEHMPSGIDDLTIIIRENQFGEDTEQTIMTRLKEELNADQVIMQHGISLIMVVGETMRHNVGITSRASKALSDAKVNIEMINQGSSEVSIMFGVKEEQENTAVRALYNEFFSEVLV; encoded by the coding sequence ATGAAAGTAATTAAATTTGGCGGGAGTTCTTTAGCATCAGGAATTCAATTAAATAAAGTTTTCCAACTTGTAGCGGAGGATTCTGATCGAAAAATCGTTGTTGTATCAGCTCCTGGTAAACGTTTCAAAGAAGATACAAAAGTGACGGACTTACTTATTGATTGCGCGGCAAAAGCACTTTTAGGAGAAAATACGACAGAATTATTTGAAGCAGTTATTGCTAGATATGCAGGAATTGCGCTTGATACTGGAATGGATGATGCGATTATCCAGCAAATCCGTACAGATTTACAAGCGACAATTTCTTCTGATAAAAGCGATCCAGATAAATTTTTAGATCGAATGAAAGCTAGCGGAGAAGATAATAACGCGAAATTAATCGCGGCTTATTTTAAATTTAAAGGCTTAAATGCCAACTATATTAATCCAAAAGATGCTGGATTACTCGTGACGGACGAACATGCAAGTGCTCAAGTTTTACCTGAATCTTATAACCGCTTGTTTGCACTTCGCGAACGAGAAGGTATCATCGTTTTCCCAGGATTTTTCGGTTACACAAAAGACGGCGAAATCAGTACATTTTCCAGGAGTGGTTCTGATATTACTGGAGCTATTGTGGCCAATGGGGCGCAAGCTGAGTTATACGAGAATTTTACTGATGTGGACGCAGTTTATGCAGTCAATCCGGCAATTGTAAAAAACCCGAAGAAAGTACTCGAACTTACTTACCGCGAAATGCGCGAACTTTCTTATGCTGGCTTCTCTGTTTTTCATGACGAGGCCTTGATTCCGGCTTTCCACGCGGGGATTCCTGTTCATATCAAAAATACAAACAATCCTGACTCATGCGGAACTCGTGTCGTACATGAACGCGAAAACAACAATGGGCCTGTCGTTGGGATTGCAAGCGACGACGGTTTTTGCAGCATTTATATTAGTAAATATTTAATGAACCGGGAAATTGGCTTTGGTCGAAAAGTATTGCAAATCTTGGAAGACTCTGGGCTGAACTATGAGCATATGCCATCAGGAATTGATGATTTAACTATTATTATTCGCGAAAATCAGTTTGGCGAGGATACCGAGCAGACAATTATGACTCGGTTGAAAGAAGAATTAAATGCCGATCAAGTTATTATGCAACACGGAATTTCACTAATTATGGTTGTAGGCGAAACAATGCGTCATAATGTCGGGATAACTTCTCGTGCTTCTAAAGCTTTATCCGACGCAAAAGTAAACATTGAAATGATTAATCAAGGCTCTTCAGAAGTAAGCATTATGTTCGGCGTCAAAGAAGAACAGGAAAATACAGCAGTTCGGGCGCTATATAATGAATTCTTTTCGGAGGTTTTGGTTTAA
- a CDS encoding peptidylprolyl isomerase, which translates to MTYPQLSKEVAPNEIEAEMITNRGTIRIKLFPEIAPKTVENFVTHSKNGYYDGLIFHRVIPEFMIQGGDPDGRGTGGESIWGEAFEDEFSTEAFNLRGALSMANAGPNTNGSQFFIVQKPDMPADMLGQMEQAGFPVEVIEAYKEGGTPWLDGRHTVFGHVIEGMDVVDEIAGLPTGMQDKPVNDVVIEKINIK; encoded by the coding sequence ATGACTTACCCACAATTATCAAAAGAAGTAGCACCTAATGAGATTGAAGCAGAAATGATCACAAACCGAGGAACTATCCGCATCAAATTGTTCCCAGAAATCGCTCCAAAAACAGTAGAAAATTTTGTTACACATTCTAAAAATGGCTATTACGATGGACTTATTTTCCACCGTGTTATTCCTGAATTCATGATCCAAGGTGGCGACCCAGATGGCCGTGGTACTGGCGGCGAAAGTATTTGGGGAGAAGCCTTTGAAGACGAATTTTCTACAGAAGCATTTAACCTACGTGGTGCTTTATCAATGGCAAACGCTGGTCCAAACACAAACGGTAGCCAATTTTTCATCGTTCAAAAACCAGATATGCCTGCTGATATGCTTGGTCAAATGGAACAAGCCGGCTTCCCGGTAGAAGTTATCGAAGCATACAAAGAAGGCGGAACTCCTTGGTTAGACGGACGCCACACTGTTTTCGGTCACGTAATCGAAGGCATGGACGTAGTAGACGAAATCGCAGGACTACCGACTGGCATGCAAGACAAACCAGTGAATGATGTTGTGATTGAGAAGATTAATATTAAATAA
- a CDS encoding lmo2377 family MFS transporter — MATRKRNLYILMVANLLMSASMTMIMPFLSLYIETFGDYSDAYVQRWAGYIFGVTFLVAFIFSPIWGRIGDKHGYKGILILTSVGLSICIFLMGFAHSVTYLLILRIFMGIVTGFIGVSNAFIARQTPRNEAGKILGTLQLGGVTGMLFGPLIGGAMADLFGFKNTFTITGIAIMIAALIVAFGVKEVRTEEQKEAAKVVYSRRAVLKQIFTLRVLFTVMIITALIQIANFSVQPLLALYVGDMTQSNNIAFLSGLAFSATGFGNLVMTRKWGQLGDKYGYEKILNILLIMAAIFVIPQAFVTNLWVFIFFRFLFGIAIGGMVPCTTAYIRLAAPGVMQGEMLGYNQSARFLGNVIGPILGGTLAGYTGIPSVFLFMSFMFFVAFFVLLYALHSDRKRRVNVD, encoded by the coding sequence ATGGCAACAAGAAAAAGAAATTTGTACATTTTAATGGTCGCTAATCTATTGATGTCAGCCAGTATGACGATGATTATGCCTTTTCTATCGCTCTATATCGAAACATTTGGCGACTATAGTGATGCCTATGTCCAAAGATGGGCTGGGTATATTTTTGGTGTTACTTTTTTAGTGGCTTTTATTTTTTCTCCTATCTGGGGAAGAATTGGAGATAAACACGGTTATAAAGGGATTTTAATTTTAACTTCTGTTGGTTTATCTATTTGTATTTTCTTAATGGGATTTGCGCATTCGGTAACATACTTGCTGATTTTACGGATTTTCATGGGAATTGTCACTGGCTTTATCGGCGTTAGTAATGCTTTTATTGCTAGACAAACGCCTAGAAATGAAGCTGGGAAAATTCTTGGTACGCTTCAACTTGGTGGTGTAACCGGGATGCTTTTCGGTCCACTTATCGGTGGTGCAATGGCAGATTTGTTTGGTTTTAAAAACACTTTTACTATTACCGGTATTGCGATTATGATTGCAGCACTGATTGTTGCCTTTGGGGTAAAAGAGGTTCGCACCGAAGAACAAAAAGAAGCAGCAAAAGTAGTTTACTCAAGACGAGCAGTTTTAAAACAGATCTTTACGCTTCGGGTTCTATTTACAGTGATGATTATTACCGCACTTATCCAAATTGCGAATTTTAGTGTTCAACCGCTTTTGGCACTTTATGTTGGCGATATGACTCAATCGAATAATATTGCGTTCTTATCTGGGCTTGCGTTTTCTGCGACAGGTTTCGGGAATTTGGTGATGACGAGAAAATGGGGACAACTTGGCGATAAATATGGTTATGAAAAGATTTTAAATATCCTTTTGATTATGGCTGCTATTTTTGTCATTCCTCAAGCGTTTGTAACAAATCTTTGGGTTTTTATTTTCTTCCGGTTCTTATTTGGGATTGCAATTGGCGGAATGGTGCCTTGTACGACTGCATATATCCGGCTTGCGGCACCAGGCGTTATGCAAGGTGAAATGCTTGGTTACAATCAAAGTGCTAGGTTCTTAGGAAATGTTATTGGTCCAATTCTTGGTGGTACACTTGCTGGTTATACCGGGATTCCGAGCGTCTTTCTTTTCATGAGTTTTATGTTCTTCGTGGCTTTCTTTGTTTTACTTTATGCACTTCATTCTGACCGAAAACGTCGGGTAAATGTCGATTAA